A region of the Desulfobacter postgatei 2ac9 genome:
GTTCATGTTTAATTTCCAAGTGATATATTTATCCTGATTCGATAATGTCATAACATAATATTAAAGGATATGGAATCTGTACGTATACAGTCCAAGCACGTTGCAAGCTTATTTGATACCCTTTGCAGCAGGGGTTGTTCTAAATAAATATTGCCTTTTAATCTTTATTCTTATAATTAGAGTAGTATTTTGCCTATATAAATATTCAAGCTAACCAATGGACACAATGATGCTGTCAGGTTGGTTATGCATTAACAGGATGTAATTTTATGAATTGGGATTGGGAAAAACTTCGAGAAAATCAGAAAAAATATGAACAGAAACAGGGTGGAGGGCCTGGGATGCCTTCGCCGCCGCAAATGGATGAGCTGTTAAAAAAATTTAAAGGATTTAAATTTTCCGGCATCTTTTTTATGGGAATTCTTATCCTTGGTGTAGTGATAAGTGTTTCCACAGTGTTCACCATTGGCCGAAGTGAGGTTGGGGTGATCCAGCGTTTCGGAAAGTATAATCGTCTGGTCCAGCCCGGCCTGAATTTCAAGATGCCCGCAGGCATAGAAAAAGTAACCAAAGTGAATGTCAGGCAGGTTGAAACCGAAGAGTTCGGGTTGAAAACCTACAACGGCGTCGGATCCGACCCCTCGTCTGTGGACCCTTCCGGGCAGGATTCATCTTTAATGCTTACAGGCGACCTTAATGTTGCCGTTGTGCCCTGGATTATTCAGTACCGCAGATCTGATCCCAGGGAGTATCTTTTTAATGTAAAAGATGTACGATCCCTGTTACGGCATATGTCGGAAGCAACGATGAGAATGATTGTGGGCGACAGAAGCATCAATGAGGTCATTTCAAGCCGTGCAGAGATTGCCAGTGCGGCCAAGGAAATGTTCCAACAGGAAATGGACAATGCAAAAGCCGGGATCAGTATCGTTAATATTGAGATGAAAAAGACCAACGTGCCGGAACCGGTGCAAGCCTCCTTTAATCAAGTTAACCAGGCTATTCAGGAAAAGGAGCAGACCATATATAAGGCCCGGGAAGAATACAATAAAGCGATTCCCCTGGC
Encoded here:
- the hflK gene encoding FtsH protease activity modulator HflK, with amino-acid sequence MNWDWEKLRENQKKYEQKQGGGPGMPSPPQMDELLKKFKGFKFSGIFFMGILILGVVISVSTVFTIGRSEVGVIQRFGKYNRLVQPGLNFKMPAGIEKVTKVNVRQVETEEFGLKTYNGVGSDPSSVDPSGQDSSLMLTGDLNVAVVPWIIQYRRSDPREYLFNVKDVRSLLRHMSEATMRMIVGDRSINEVISSRAEIASAAKEMFQQEMDNAKAGISIVNIEMKKTNVPEPVQASFNQVNQAIQEKEQTIYKAREEYNKAIPLARGEAKRVIKDAEGYAIDRVNRAQGDAVKFKAIYDEYVQAKDVTRKRMYLEAMLEVLPKLENKYIIDSDQKNLLPFVNMGAKLSDQTLRKGD